The following are from one region of the Littorina saxatilis isolate snail1 linkage group LG4, US_GU_Lsax_2.0, whole genome shotgun sequence genome:
- the LOC138963547 gene encoding uncharacterized protein, with product MRKSIAVAHRDSSAHTQSAISEAMLHSMAVHQESYAAKTHKKTIYKGLRAVGAVQCLQGEEGRPGLPGTSQSSPSRLEDDESSTINDPSPSDIEMAPPESSAASVSAYEEDEEAWLPSKMKTASSRPPPSPLPVKKMAPQKHNPGGGFLRFEKPLKAVDPAEWPLGYTREERVLRGIILPSRNKFTVEQLQTAFRYLGGYRRSDVSASFLETFKMYLRMWLTKP from the exons ATGCGAAAAAGCATTGCCGTTGCg caCAGAGATTCTTCTGCCCATACACAATCGGCGATTTCTGAGGCCATGCTGCACAGCATGGCAGTACACCAAGAATCGTATGCGGccaaaacccacaaaaaaaccaTCTACAAAGGCCTACGGGCAGTTGGAGCAG TCCAATGTTTGCAAGGAGAGGAGGGACGCCCTGGCCTGCCCGGGACCTCGCAGTCGTCTCCTAGCCGGCTAGAGGATGACGAGTCGTCTACCATCAACGACCCATCCCCGTCTGACATCGAGATGGCGCCGCCAGAGTCATCTGCAGCATCTGTGTCAG CTTACGAGGAGGACGAAGAAGCGTGGCTGCCCTCCAAAATGAAGACGGCCTCTTCAAGACCGCCTCCTTCGCCTCTTCCGGTCAAAAAGATGGCTCCCCAGAAGCACAATCCAGGGGGTGGATTCCTGCGCTTTGAAAAGCCATTGAAAGCGGTCGACCCTGCTGAGTGGCCCCTGGGCTACACCAGAGAAGAGCGTGTGCTGCGTGGAATTATCTTGCCTTCCCGCAACAAATTCACCGTGGAGCAGCTCCAAACGGCCTTCCGCTACCTGGGGGGATACAGGCGATCAGACGTCTCCGCATCCTTTTTGGagactttcaaaatgtatttGAGAATGTGGCTGACAAAACCATAG